From one Callithrix jacchus isolate 240 chromosome 2, calJac240_pri, whole genome shotgun sequence genomic stretch:
- the LOC144580256 gene encoding small ribosomal subunit protein eS4-like, whose product MVVGPKKHLKWVAAPKHWMLDKWTSVLAPRPSASPHKLREYPHHQFPKEQTFMDVIRIDKTGENFRLICDTKGRFAIHLITPEEAKYKLCKVRKILVGTKGIPYLVTHDARTIRYPDPLIEVNDTTQIVLETGKITDFIKFDTGNLCMVT is encoded by the exons ATGGTTGTTGGTCCCAAGAAGCATTTGAAGTGGGTAGCAGCTCCAAAGCATTGGATGCTGGATAAATGGACCAGTGTGCTTGCTCCTCGTCCATCCGCCAGTCCCCACAAGTTGAGAGAGTATCCCCATCATCAATTTCCTAAGGAACAGAC ATTCATGGATGTCATCCGCATTGACAAGACCGGAGAGAATTTCCGTTTGATCTGTGACACCAAGGGTCGCTTTGCCATACATCTTATTACACCTGAGGAGGCCAAGTACAAGTTGTGCAAAGTGAGAAAAATCTTGGTGGGCACAAAAGGAATCCCTTATCTGGTGACCCATGATGCTCGCACCATCCGCTACCCTGACCCCCTCATCGAGGTGAATGATACCACTCAGATTGTTTTGGAAACTGGCAAGATTACTGATTTCATCAAGTTTGACACCGGTAACCTGTGTATGGTGACTTGA
- the MOSPD3 gene encoding motile sperm domain-containing protein 3 → MRRGAPQDQELVGPGPPGRGSRGAPPPLGPVVPVLVFPPDLVFRADQRSGPRQLLTLYNPTGTALRFRVLCTAPAKYTVFDAEGYVKPQSCIDIVIRHVAPIPSHYDVQDRFRIELSEEGAEGRVVGRKDITSVLRAPAYPLELQGQPDPTPHPGPPTGTPPPTARHFQEHPRQQLATSSFLLFLLTGIVSVAFLLLPLQDELGSQLPQVLHVSLGQKLVAAYVLGLLTMVFLRT, encoded by the exons ATGCGCCGTGGGGCGCCCCAGGACCAGGAGCTGGTGGGTCCGGGGCCCCCTGGGCGGGGGTCCCGGGGCGCCCCTCCTCCCTTGGGACCCGTTGTCCCGGTCCTGGTCTTTCCCCCGGATCTAGTATTCAGGGCGGACCAGCGGAGCGGACCCCGACAGCTGCTGACCCTCTATAACCCCACAGGAACAGCGCTTCGCTTCCGAG TCCTGTGCACAGCACCTGCCAAATACACGGTGTTTGACGCAGAGGGATATGTGAAGCCTCAGTCTTGCATTGACAT TGTGATTCGCCACGTGGCACCCATTCCCAGCCACTATGATGTCCAGGACCGCTTCCGCATTGAGCTGTCTGAGGAAGGAGCTGAGGGCCGAGTGGTGGGACGCAAGGACATTACTTCGGTTCTGAGAGCCCCGGCGTACCCCCTTGAGCTTCAGGGACAGCCAGACCCAACGCCCCACCCAGGGCCTCCTACTGGGACACCACCACCTACAGCCAGACACTTCCAGGAGC ACCCCCGCCAGCAACTGGCCACcagctccttcctcctcttcttgcTGACGGGGATTGTCTCTGTGGCCTTCCTGCTGCTCCCACTCCAGGATGAGCTTGGCAGCCAACTGCCTCAAGTCCTGCACGTCTCCCTGGGACAAAAGTTGGTGGCCGCCTACGTCTTGG GCCTCCTCACCATGGTGTTCCTCCGTACCTGA